In Candidatus Binatia bacterium, one DNA window encodes the following:
- a CDS encoding C4-type zinc ribbon domain-containing protein, translating to MNDSAIDILASLQAIDQRRRERTLEIEALEETTATLRAALDGTTAIVAAQREVVGLAAVRRRELEALLAEQEKRVMERRMRIGRIRNDRELEAAQNEISSLREAKARHEEELLELMEEAETTDVEMAEAESGLQEQSEAARAHEDSAAKRITTLNAENEAEAAERERIAAQLPENLRRRYEQVFKRRAGLAVVRVRNGNCLGCNMKVRPQLYNEVLRRESIQTCPDCQRILYWREDTEADREADELEET from the coding sequence TTGAACGATAGCGCAATCGATATTCTCGCATCACTTCAGGCCATCGACCAACGCCGGCGTGAGCGCACTCTCGAGATCGAGGCTCTGGAGGAGACCACGGCAACCTTGCGCGCGGCCCTTGATGGAACGACGGCCATTGTCGCCGCACAGCGTGAGGTCGTCGGCTTAGCCGCAGTGCGTCGTCGAGAACTCGAAGCCCTTCTGGCAGAGCAGGAAAAACGGGTGATGGAGCGCCGGATGCGCATCGGTCGCATCCGCAACGACCGAGAACTCGAGGCCGCCCAAAACGAGATTTCCAGCCTCCGCGAGGCGAAAGCCCGCCATGAGGAGGAACTTCTCGAGTTGATGGAAGAAGCCGAGACGACGGATGTCGAAATGGCGGAGGCCGAATCCGGGCTGCAGGAGCAGTCCGAGGCAGCCCGGGCGCATGAGGACTCGGCCGCAAAGCGGATTACGACCCTGAATGCCGAGAACGAGGCCGAGGCTGCCGAGCGCGAGCGGATCGCGGCCCAATTGCCCGAAAATCTGCGCCGGCGCTATGAGCAGGTCTTCAAGCGCCGAGCCGGTCTGGCCGTGGTGCGAGTCCGGAACGGGAATTGTCTCGGCTGTAATATGAAGGTGCGGCCGCAACTCTACAACGAAGTTCTGCGCCGGGAGTCCATCCAGACCTGTCCGGACTGTCAGCGGATCCTGTATTGGCGCGAAGATACCGAAGCCGATCGCGAAGCGGACGAACTCGAAGAAACCTGA
- a CDS encoding division/cell wall cluster transcriptional repressor MraZ: protein MFQGSFRNTLDGKGRIAIPARFREALGAVEEDRLMVTHFEVAGVPCLEAYAPRAWQQLVESLTEGMGQFSQSRMLFETVYVGGVQTCQPDKQGRVLIPQDLRKRASLEQEIIFLGVGQKFRMFESSAYEKVEQAFHSIVANNPDAFRDLGI from the coding sequence ATGTTTCAGGGAAGCTTTCGAAATACGCTAGATGGCAAGGGACGCATTGCGATCCCGGCTCGATTCAGGGAAGCCCTCGGTGCGGTCGAGGAGGACCGCCTGATGGTGACCCATTTCGAGGTTGCCGGCGTGCCATGTCTCGAAGCCTACGCGCCTCGCGCCTGGCAGCAGCTGGTCGAAAGCCTGACCGAGGGGATGGGCCAATTCTCGCAGTCGCGAATGCTTTTTGAGACGGTTTACGTCGGCGGGGTCCAGACCTGCCAGCCGGACAAGCAGGGCCGCGTGCTGATTCCCCAGGATTTGCGGAAACGAGCCTCGCTCGAGCAGGAAATCATTTTTCTCGGCGTTGGCCAGAAATTCCGCATGTTCGAATCTTCTGCCTACGAGAAGGTGGAACAGGCGTTCCACTCGATTGTGGCCAACAATCCGGATGCGTTCCGTGACTTGGGGATCTGA